The Pseudomonas bijieensis DNA window CAGGAGCAGTCGTTGGCCTTGACCTATCCCGTCATCAAGGCGCTGGTGGGCGATCATTTTTTTCGCTCGCTCGCCTATGACTATGGGCGGCGCTATCCGTCGCGACATCCAGACCTGGGCATGTTCGGCGAGCGCCTGCCGACTTTCCTCGATCAATATCCTTCCGTAGCGCCCTACCCATATTTTGCGGCGGTGGCCTCATTGGAATGGGCCCTCCACCTTGCCTCTCATGCCCGAAAAGCCACGGCACTCGATCCTCGGGCACTGGCCACAATGAGCAGCGCCGAGCTGGATATCCAACGATTCACCTTGTCGCCGGGCTGTGGACTGCTGCCCTGCGAATGGCCGGTGGTCAAGATATGGGCCGCCCATCGCCAGCAGAGCCAGCCTCTACCGTCAGTGAACCGCCACGCCTGCACCGCTCTCGTCTATCGAAACGGCTGGAGCGTCGAAGCACGCGAGGTCGAGCCCTGGGAAGCCGCGGCGCTGGAGCGCTTGGCGCAGGGCACGACCCTGGGCGAAGCGTTGATCGCCGCCCAGGAGCGTTACAGCGCGCTGGGTCAGCCCCAACTGGTCGATAGCGCTACCCTGGTCACCCGCTGGTTGAATGATGGCCTGCTGACTGCCGTTCCCTGAGCCCTGCCAAAACACCTGTATCGGGCCATTCTGTCTCCGTGGTCGCGTACTGCTGGGGCCGAACCCCCATTGTAGACAGCCGGCGACATCCTGTTACATCTTGAATCATTTTATAAGCTTATATCGATTAGAAATATTCTGGTCGTGGGCTACAAATAGAAAGCACCTTGCAAACTCCCCAGCAATAGATTCGATTTCGCGGTGAAGATACGACGGGCACATAGCACTTTCGATAGACAACGAGTGCTGTGTAACCTGACAGGAACGGATTCCGAACAAGTCGCCAGACGCGGCCTGTACCAAAAGGGAGCGGTAAATGTATCCAAACAGTTACTTGAGCGAATCAACTCCGCGCACACGGCGTCCTCTTATCGCTGTTTGCCCCTCGACCTTCATGACTCCCTGCATACGAAGTTCCGGCACGACTTGCTGGTCAAGTTCGCTTGTCGCGGGCACCGTTAAAAACCCATTTAAAAATCAAATAATCCGCTGAACGCCTGATACATGTTTACAGACTGACTGTAATACGGTCCGTTCGTGTGTGCGAAAGACTCATAAAAATTAATGACTGTATAAAACCTTGACCGGGAACTTGCGTGATGAATCTAAAGGATA harbors:
- a CDS encoding DNA-binding domain-containing protein codes for the protein MTREELAALQISFTQALDSSSSPSALPQGWLETASAGDRRRFARYRSGLWRHQEQSLALTYPVIKALVGDHFFRSLAYDYGRRYPSRHPDLGMFGERLPTFLDQYPSVAPYPYFAAVASLEWALHLASHARKATALDPRALATMSSAELDIQRFTLSPGCGLLPCEWPVVKIWAAHRQQSQPLPSVNRHACTALVYRNGWSVEAREVEPWEAAALERLAQGTTLGEALIAAQERYSALGQPQLVDSATLVTRWLNDGLLTAVP